The following proteins are co-located in the Actinomycetota bacterium genome:
- a CDS encoding isochorismatase family cysteine hydrolase, with translation MARTALLIIDMQNDIAHPDGRMFIRDAAHRAEAMGLVLDAFREARAPVVHAVRSHRSDGWDVERFRMPSFEAGRGICVEGTWGRQILDRFSPEPGEPVVVKRRFSAFLGTELDMLLRRARVTKVAVCGVSLPNSPRATMFDAVSLDYDVICVEDGMATANDETRIANLRDLEAVGVRVATAQELIAETYRAAERAASVGPGASDSEETR, from the coding sequence ATGGCAAGGACCGCACTGCTCATCATCGACATGCAGAACGACATCGCCCATCCCGACGGGCGCATGTTCATCCGTGACGCTGCCCACCGGGCTGAGGCCATGGGGCTGGTGCTGGACGCGTTCAGGGAGGCGCGCGCGCCGGTAGTCCACGCCGTACGTTCTCATCGCAGCGACGGGTGGGACGTCGAGCGTTTTCGGATGCCGTCGTTCGAGGCCGGCCGGGGGATCTGCGTCGAGGGAACTTGGGGCCGTCAGATCTTGGATCGATTCTCTCCGGAGCCGGGCGAGCCGGTCGTCGTGAAGCGCAGGTTCAGCGCTTTCCTCGGGACGGAACTGGACATGCTGCTGCGCCGCGCGCGCGTCACGAAGGTGGCCGTATGTGGAGTATCCCTGCCGAATTCGCCGCGCGCGACGATGTTCGATGCGGTGTCCCTGGACTACGACGTGATCTGCGTCGAGGACGGGATGGCCACAGCGAACGACGAAACGCGGATCGCCAACTTGCGGGACCTGGAGGCTGTCGGCGTGCGGGTTGCGACGGCGCAGGAGTTGATCGCGGAGACCTACCGGGCGGCGGAACGAGCGGCTTCCGTCGGCCCCGGCGCATCGGACAGCGAGGAGACACGATGA